A region of the Candidatus Bathyarchaeota archaeon genome:
TCACCCCCAAACCTTGCGTTTCAAAGACCGCATAGAGCAGCTTTACTTTCGCCACTGCGAGCAGGTAGCGGAGATGCAGAAACGGGGCTACAGGCATAACTCGCCGCTGCCAGAGAGCACTCAGCGCTACCAGTACTCGCAGCAGGAATACTTGTGTGACCACGAGGAACTGCAGAGGCGGCAAGCAGGTTAAATTAAGGAATTACAAGCCGTAACATGTGTTTAATCGTGTTTAAACATTATAAACGGAATACTTATTTGCACCGCGTTATCTGAAGCTTAAGCTTAAGTTCAAGGGATAACGATTGAACACGCACTTCAAAACCCAAGACATCGCTGTAATCGGCATCTGCTCAGCGTTATACGCGGTTTTAGGAATTTTAACAGCAAACGTCAGCTTCTACGGCATAGGCTTTTTGCCTGCAGTAGCCGTGCCCGCCATCTTCGCCGTTCTGTATGGGCCATGGGTTGGTGGATTAAGCGGAGCCATCGGCATCTTCATCCGAGACATGTTTGTCCATGGCAACGCAGCTTTAAGCCTAGTTGCAGGAGTGCCCGCAAACTTCTTGTTATTCTTCATCATTGGCTACATGAGCCACAGAAACATTAGCTTAAAACAGGCCCTCGCTGGAATAGCTGTGGCTGCAGTGGGTCTACTGGTACCAACGTTGGTGTTTCTACCCGACTTTGAAGCCCTCACAGGCTTACCGTCACAGTTTATCCTACTCACCTTCGGCTTAACAATCGTTGCAAGTTTATCTATAATTGCCCTGGTCTCTATCCGATGGAAAGAATGGAGAAGCTACGCCATAGGTGCAGTGCTTGGGCAAATCGTTGGCGCCGGCTTGGTCGCAGTCACCGTGTGGCTAGTCAGCCCCCTATTCCTCGGATACTTCGGCGTGCCCTTCGCGGCATCGCTGGTTTTACCCCTCTTTGTCTGGACCTTTGCAACTGAAGTGCCCTTCATCCTACTTGTCGGACCACCCATCATAAAAGTCTGCTACAGAGCCTTCCCAAGCTTAAGACGCAACCAAAGCTCAAGGGACAAACCGTGAGAAAGACTGCTAAGGCCTTCGCCCCCGGTGCCATCTCTAGCTTTTTTGAAATCCGCGATACCCAAAACGGCAAACCCATAATAGATCAACTTAAAGTCGGCGCCATCGGCGGAGGCTTCGGACTTAGAAAAGGCGTCTACACCGCCTTAACTGTGGAGCCCGCGCAGGACACCCACATCAGCGTCACCATCAACGGCTTGTCAAGCCACGCTAAAACCACGCGGCATGTAGTCGAAGCGCTTCTTAATCGCACAGAACAAAAATACGCGGTGACGGTGGAGCATCAAATTGAGGTTCCCGTCGGTATGGGCTTTGGAACAAGCGCAGGTGGCGCATTAACCGCTGGGTTAGCCCTCAAAGAAGCCCTGGATTTGCCCTTGACTTACAATCAGGTGGGGCAAGCCGCGCATGTAGCTGAAATTCAGTGCCTCACGGGTTTAGGAACGGTAAGCTCGCTGAATTTCGGCGGTGGACTTATCCTCGTGACCCAAGCAGGGGCGCCGGGCATCTGCAAAATCGACCGAATCCCCATTCCGCCCAGCTACCAAATCGTAGTTGGCTACTACCGA
Encoded here:
- a CDS encoding pyrimidine dimer DNA glycosylase/endonuclease V, with protein sequence MVRIWCVPVSELDRQHLLGEHAELHCIVGALQGKYKAYRHHPQTLRFKDRIEQLYFRHCEQVAEMQKRGYRHNSPLPESTQRYQYSQQEYLCDHEELQRRQAG
- a CDS encoding ECF transporter S component, with the protein product MNTHFKTQDIAVIGICSALYAVLGILTANVSFYGIGFLPAVAVPAIFAVLYGPWVGGLSGAIGIFIRDMFVHGNAALSLVAGVPANFLLFFIIGYMSHRNISLKQALAGIAVAAVGLLVPTLVFLPDFEALTGLPSQFILLTFGLTIVASLSIIALVSIRWKEWRSYAIGAVLGQIVGAGLVAVTVWLVSPLFLGYFGVPFAASLVLPLFVWTFATEVPFILLVGPPIIKVCYRAFPSLRRNQSSRDKP